Sequence from the Lepisosteus oculatus isolate fLepOcu1 chromosome 13, fLepOcu1.hap2, whole genome shotgun sequence genome:
AGAAAATTAATCACGTAAAGGGTAGCAATCATTTTTTGTCCAGCCTATACTTTGGAGACACTGCCAGTCCTTCTTGGCCTACTGCCCATTTCAGAAGCTTGGACCTCACCACATCTTTTATAGAGATAGCTCAGGTCTACTGAAATCAGATGTAGTATCAGGATAAGGCCATCATGTAGTTAAAaattatagaaaataaaaaaattaaagtagcagttttgcatttttcagAACTAAGATGCTCCCAGTTTTCAGTACCAATTTGTGAAAAAATCCTACCCTCAATTGGGGAGGTTTCTGTGTATGCACAAAAActcaaaatagaaaaatgtgaaaagaagaaATGATTCCAGAAGGGTTTATTACAGACCTTTTCATGTTCTTACAACTGTATTAACAAACTGAAAGTACCATTAGCCCTTTAAATGCTAAACAGAAGTCAAATGATATGCACATAAGAATGTGAATCACTCAGCCCTTCACCAATTAACCAATAACTAAGTCAGTCACTCCAGATGTGattatttatgtatttcttATTGTGACTGTGCCCgttataaaactgaaaacatcaaATGGCATTATGAATTGAAACACATGGATTTAGACTACAAATACCAATTGTGACTTTATGGGAATTCAGGAGGAAAGAACATACCCATACAGATAGGGGCCAAAGAGAGATACACAGTTGAGGGATTGAGTCATCATTTAATTAAGCAGGAAATTTAGGAAGCCCAAATTGAACAAGCCCAAAGTAGAAGTTATCCAGGTAAGCTTGTTTTAACAGCCCTGCTCTGAAGGAGAGTCCCAGTGGATCTTTAATAATCAAGTAGTCAGGATCTTAAGTGGTGCACCTCCTAAAGCACATTCAATGTTCCTAGTCAAAATACTATGGCattgatttttaaattcttGTCCAGAACAGTAATGGCAACTGGTCAATCAACAACACTTTCAGCAGTAACGTGCTGTTCCTCACAGATCTCCCATCCTAGTACAGACTAGACTTaaccttaattaattaataatacattGGAGTTTGCACTGTGGTAGAATGATAAAAGATGATTATGCTGCATATTCATATGTGTCTTGTGTACTACATTTGTTACAGCTGTGCCTGTTGATTATCTTAACAGTACACTTACACAGCACTGGATTACATTATACTACAGTAATGTCCACTGAAGGACATTCAAGTTACAATAATGCATTGCATTGCAGTAAAGCAACGCAAATAATGTCAGTTCAGGACTATGACTAGAGTACAGTAgggtatacagtagtttaatgaCTTGATTGATTACAGTGAAATTTACACAGGACAGTTTAGTACAGGTCACCGTTATATAATAAAGTATACTACAGCACCACCTATTCcaatatagtaaatatagttACTCACTAAACTTCAGTCTAAGAAATAACATCATAATGAAGTTCCTACAGGTAAGTCATTATAATGAAGGACATCATAATAAAATAGGACACTTACCCAATTCTCCCCGAAGTACAGAAATGGCTGTAATTAAAGATTATATCATAACAACATGTCTTAGGCAATCcagttcttatactgtataacaatattaataaatccACTTCTAATTACACTTCTGAGAGGTTTCCTGATAGTCTGTCCCATGTCTAACAAAGATTTATTAACTAATCTAATTGGGATAATAAAATATGACTAAGGCATAAAATTATAGGAGCCTAATTTGTTGTATATGATTTTGCATTGCAATAAGCAAGCAAAGTTATAAAGCATCTGATTCACTAATTTACTCACATATTATTACCTATTAGTCCCTATTATTCCAGACCTGAAGTGAATGTTTAAGAGTTTATCAAACCACTAAGACAATTCCTTTGTAGAaggataatatactgtagtataaataTTATGTGTCAAATGCTATTTTTCTGCCAAAGCGTTGTGAACATGCCAGATGAGAAAAATGTGGtcctttaatatactgtaataggcTGTTCAGAATCTCCAAATCTCTAGTACAAGCAAAAGGAACATGTAGCacttttattgtactgtatgaggGAGCTGGTGAAATGCAtgacaaacacttcaaacatttGGAAAAAGCATCAAGCATCACCAAAAATGTTGTCCCTTTGGAAGGAATGAAAAACCTGACATGGATCCTGTGCCAAATAATCTAACAGGCCTTCATTTGGATGTCCAATATGAATTTCTTCCAGCACTTTTGATTATAGTTTAGCAACTACAATAAACCTCAGCCCTCTATGCAAGTTGATTTTGGTACTAATAATGAGAGGCACTATACAGTTGAGCTGATATCTctctgaatttaattttttgcatAATCCCAGCACTTACAGGAGGAATTTTCATTTGGTGAGTGAAAAGGTGTCAAAGAGATCAACATCCAcagcaatttaaataaaaggcTCTGTCTAGATAGACAATCTATCTACATTCACATACCTGAAAGTTTGCTTGCACTAATATCATAGCTGTAGCCTCCTACTGGTCTTGTTTTGAATACACTCATTCGCTTCTGATTACAGATTTTTACACCCTAAACTAATTTTAAGACTTCTCcttctggacttttttttttgctgagagagataacaatgaaaaatgtaaaagcttTTCAATGCCATCCTCCATTTCATGAGTCAAGAAAGCTCACATGTGACCAGCTCAGTAAAGAACAACCAGAAACATTCTTGAGCTGTATTGTGAATGCTCAAACCCTTCTCACATTATCAATTCTTATCGGCGTGTagcataatttttattttaggttCTTCGATTAGGTATCACAGTCAAATTTGACCAGTATGGATGGATCTTGTAGAAGTTGTTACGATGCACCTGCCACTAACCTCATCACCTTGTCAAACTATCACACCTGTCTCtttcactatttaaaccctcatgTCCCATGTTTCCACACTCGGTATTGCAGTCCCTCtctcttaataataattatatagtgcttttctggacactccactcaaagggatttactcccctccaccaccaccaatgtgcagcatccacctggaagatgcgacggcagccatagtgcgccagaacgctcaccacacaccagctttcagtggggaggagagcagagtaatgaagccaatttatacatgaggattattaggaggccatgatgggcaagggccaatgggaaatttgaccaggacactgggggatttttgatgaccacagagagtcaggacctcggttttacatctcatctgaaggacggcgcctgtttacagtatagagtccccgtcactatactggggcattaggacccacatggactgcagggtgagcgccccctgctggccccactaacacctcttccaggagcaaccttattttttcccaggaggtctcccatccaggtactgagcaggctgacacctgcttagcttcaatgggttgccagttgtgagttgcagggttatatggctgctggtaataTGGCTGCTGCTCTTGTGAGCTCGTTGCCTGTCGGCAAACTCCTTCCACGCATTTCTCCTGAACAACTCTTCCGGATTTTTGACCAAGTTCTTTGACCTTTGGATTTCACTCTTTTGGACTGAACTTTTCCGATTTGTCTGCCTTCCAGAAAAACAACACGCGCCACATAGGGTCCTGCTTATTCTACGGCGTTCAGCCTTAACAGAAGTAGATGTCATagataaaaaaagttttgtcaTGAGATCTGTAAACAATCTGTTGTACTAATTCACATATTGCAGGAAAGATCCCAACTGAGATGCATCAGATGGGCTGAGGGTCTTCATGACAGCTTGAATCTTATTGTGATATCTGTGCAGGTCCAAGAAGCTTGAGCCCACATTGTTGAAGCCTCTGTAAAATGTTCTGGAGGTGTTCAGCATCATTGCTGTCACCTTAGTAAGGGTCtctgaaagtacagtatattattcccCTTAATGTGTCCCTGGCTTTTAAATTCATCTTGAAACACTGGTGCTGCTTGGTACAACATGGTTTAATTTTGCCGCTGTGGACCATGAGCTGATCtgggaaatattttaataataacaccGCAAAAAGATTGGTCTGTCTTTTCTAGCACAAACTGTTGTTTGCCATGttaaagacaagaaaaaaacatcttatcATTCTTGAAGAGGTTCTCAAATTCCTTTTGTAGTATTATAGACACACCCAGTTACAGTAAATGGTTGCAATAGACCATTcacttttttttagatttgtgcTCTTTAGCACTTGTATAGGCTTGTCCTTATTACCGGTGAGTTAATTCTTGTTTTGCTTTGCATTCCTTTTATATTAcctttatttcttattattgttCCCTCAATATATCCAGGCACACAAACTTCACAATGTCATTGTTTTTGGCTTGCTGATGGTGTGTTTGACTCTTTATTTATCTGGAGCTTGGCACTTAAATAACAATTCATTACTTACAGATTCAGTGAATCATTTGCTACTTTAAAGTTATAATAAGTTCTAATAATTAGTACTGGATTAATAGTTAAACTGTACCATTTTAGGAACATAGTACATTAAAAGGGTGATTTACCtaaaaaagtacaatatattttataaaattgtTAATATAAAGATAAACTCATATCCCTTATATATTTACTTAAGTgctgtaaaacataaaaaaaaatatctgcatCTTTCAGAGACAAAAAATCATTAATATCATGTGAAAAAAGTTTAAAGTAATATAAATGAGCTGAGATACTACTCCAGAGAAACAATTCTCAACACCATCTTTATTGAGTTACTTACCTTTCATTATACACAGTGTCTCTTCCTCTGTAAAAAAGACAGACAGTTGAGTCAGTAACACTCATACAGCTTAGTCACACTAATATAATAGTATTCAGATTTCCAGTGTCAATATGAAACAGACAATAGATTCAATAACACTAATACAGGCTCCTGCTCTAACACGTATACAATGATGCTTTACATACTGTCCATTCGTCTCCACTGGAAGACCAAAAGTGCTGATGCTGCTGCAATAACAGTTGCTGTTAAGAAGAGAGTCACCATCCATCCAGAGGGTTCAGGTAAAAAGTCTCCTGGAAAACAGACAGGGAATAGTAACATGCAGAGGTTAAAAGActacttttaaatgtaaaatataatttctgttCAAATTATAACATAATATACATACAGTTTTATTGTTTGGGTACCCCGATTCAACACCCTACAGTCAGGACAGACTTGCGAGAACACTGTCATATTAGTATATATTGTGTCACCTACCCTTAAGGTACCACTGTATTCGAACTGAGGTGATTTTGTCATTTGCCACAAAAACAATCACTATCACAGATAAAGCCACTGACCATCTACAAAGATTTACTAGAAGTTTCCAAACACCCTATATATTCCCATGTAAAGTTAGACAATGaagaataattattttgatGCCGGCAAAAGTGGCAAGTGTTTTCacagttgtatttttttaaccacTTGAAGTACGCTGTATCATTTCCTCATTAGTACATCTGATTAAATGTTTAACATCTGATTAAGATGCAATTGTCTAGAACTTTATAAAAGAGGATAGTGCAGCCCAATTCTGCGTTTCCTCACATTAAATAAGGGGGGTAAAATGCAAAGACTCTCCAAGTTATGTTACTGGGTTAGGTGTCACGGtcaacatccctcccctagagggcgctccactactCCTGTCATTAGGTCTGTCTTTGCTGATTATGTTCTCCAGGTGTGCCTCATTTTGCCTCCCTCTATTTATTCCCAGTTCCTCCAGTGCTCAGGGCTCAGTATTAGGCTTTGGTTGTCACGAGGCCTGCCTATCACCAGGCTTCTGGATGCCTGATGGCATAGGTCTCATCCCAGACATCGCCTGATCTCtgagccacatactgtacttccaacATGTCACTAAATTTTGGAAGGGTCTGGAATGATGTTTAGCAATAGAATAGAATCGGAGACCAGGGAACAGGTACATGCTTGGCAGGTAGACTATATTTGAATCCCATCCACTCTGTTTACAAAACAAACCTTAACTGAACCAATATGAAACATCTTGAGCTGCAACATAAGCTGCTGATGCATAGGCTGTATTGCTTCCAATGGAAGccgcaaacatactgtagtaaccCTGTGACTTTCACTCCTACTGTAGTTGATCACAAATGTGCATCAGCATAAATGCATTTTACTATGTCATATCTatttaatataaagaaaaacctgatgcaaaaaaagacatttttgtgATATCTTTGTGAATTTGCCTTTAGAAGTGATACATTTCTTTTGCTGCTCAGTATAGATGATAAAAACAGGTGGTATTAACGGCTAACACGAACTCAACCTTGAAAACTGTCCAGTGCATAGTCAGTACTTACTAGGTATGTGAAGCTGAGATCCCCAGTCTAATTCAGGTGAAACACTTCTAACCAGACAGGAGAGGATTTGGGAATCCTGACTGACTGGGATGTAGCTGCTCACATTGAAGAGCCCCTGACTGTTTCTCTCCACTGTGGTGTTGGACAGTGATGTTGTCTCTTTTCCATTCCTGTCTATCCAGATCACTGCAGGTTCAGAAAACCACCCCTCTGATGTGCACAGCAACCAGGTCTGATCTCCTCCAGTGTGGTACAGGGACACTGAAACCGCTGccaataattataaaaaattgATACAATTCTACAATTTTGTTACAAAGTCTTGTCATTCATCCAGAGGGTTTGAAACAGAGAAAGAAACAACTACTATGCAACAAtgatttttataaggctttcaATAAGAGTTGTACAGCTCTTTAGTTATTATCTTATATCTTTAGGTTAGGTACTGGAGACGCACAGAGTTAAGAAAATAAAGGTTTCTACCAGAAGGTAAACAATCCCATGTCCTCATTTTTAGTTCATGAATTTCATTACTTCATAGACATTAATTCCTTAACTGAATAGGTGGAAAATAAGTCAGACATGTTCCTGGTTGTGGAACAACAGACTTCTTTTCCTCCCAGAAAGTGCCACTTGGGGGCTCCCAAAGACCAGAAATAATGTTCTGTCCTACTGTAATTCTTCTGACAGCCTACTGGGAATGTTGCCCCCAATACAATTACCAACAAAGAAACTGGAAaaggtttcttccatgctgaaaggaaaagaaaagaagaaggatccacagccgaaacattgtgtctcattgtttcttttcctttcaacatggaataaacatttcctgttcctttgcagcctacagtaCCTGAACTTTCTTTTTTTGCGCTCCCTAAAAGAGCCGACTAAAACTATTGCCGGATCTCTCCTTCACACTAAGGCTCAGTATTACgtcttaaaaaatatatttttttcagcttttcttcagaaacactctactttttaaaaagtttccCTAGGCTGACCTTCCATCTTCCATGGAAGAGATATAGACTACACTCAACTATCGACACAGACTAGATTCCCTAACAAGGGACCAGAGCCTTGTACATGGTCTTAATCAAGTGAtgattgaatttttttaaatatctgcaGGGACCTAGCACTTGAGGACTGGAGCTATCTACATTTTCTCTAACACATGGGCATGCTAAAGGAGTGCATGCAGATGTCCTCATTCTTACAATACTGGTCTAAGGTTAAACAACTgttgattatactgtatgtatataagaTAAAGAAACATGTCAATATAATTTGTGAAATTTGTGATTCTGCTGCTTTTGTAATTGCCCCAGAGCTCCAGCTCCTTGGTCACAAACTGAGTTCTGATTCGACCAATCATTATACCGTATACATTGCACACAGGTTTAAACTGACATCTGTGCTTTATAAACCCAGGAGAGATATTTCTGGCACATCTGACActgaacacaaaaacacacaatggCTGTCAAGGTCAGGGCAGAGAAGGAGGTTTtatttcagatctttttttagAATCTCACTacaaaagaaaagcttttaaaatcccATCCACTCTTTGTATACCACACAAACCTTAACTGAACCCCAATGTTTTGCCCAATCAGCCTTCATCACTAATCACAATCACAATTATTACACACAGTGTGGGTATTTACAGTAATTAGAAGCCTTTTGTAATTAGCAGTCCCTTTTTCTACCAGCTTGCCACAGTATTTTATTGGCTAGCAATCTCATGGCCAGTTTGGAACTCCTGATGAACTATATAACAATATACAACCAAAGTTAAAAACTGTGTATTCACAATCTTGGTCAATAAATTTCATTTAGAACATTTCAATACATAATACCTGAAAATCGATATTAACACACTTAGCATGTTGTCTAAAATTATGAAAAGCAGtataaataaagaaattgcTTTGTGACAAAACACTTACCTCTAATGGCCAGATCAATTAGAGCATCTTCATAATGTTGTTTGGACTCCACCAAACAATTATACTGCCCATTGTCAGAGAGCCTCACGTCTCTCAGCTTTAGAGACACGTTACCTTTGGGGAGCTCATCCAGGAACAGCTCAGCCCTGCCCTTGTAGGGTGGGCTCTGTCCATCATGGTTGTATGTGTGGTTTTGGTAAAAACACACAGGAGCATCATAATTCTCTCTAAACCACCTGATCTCAAGGAGCTCCGCACTGATGTTTGGTGAGAGGTAACAGGGCAGAACAGTGTCTTCACCAGGAGATACAACAACAGGAGCAGTTGGACCAACAACATTAAATTTCTCTAAAAGAGAAAGAACATACATCTGACATGAGTTTTCACAGAGAGTATAAAGAGGCAGTAAAGAAGCTGAACCGTAAGGCAGAAGGAAAGAAGTCCATCAGACAGTAACTAAACGAAAGAAAACGTTGTTCTTTATAATTATTTGGTAAGAAAATAGAACAATGTTGCACAATTCTTTAGGTCAAAAGACTTGAGTAGTCattcctacagtacatccaatATATATGATTTGTAAAGTGACAAAGCTCAAAGCTCAACTCTGAGATGGATACAGATACAGACAATATATGGAATGcaaagaaaaagttcaatatccATGCAGGGATTATCATCCAGATTACCAGATTcaattattaattacatttagGAGTCTATCCTCACTGTACCTGATCTGGAGACAGACAACTGGAGAAGAAATATAAGCATCGTGGAGAGCCAGTCTGATTGGTCAGACTTCATCTCTGAAACAGAAATTCACACTTGGTCATTATTCCAGGAATACTTCTTTGCATTTGAATTTTCTTGAGTACAATGTCTTAAATTGCCTATTGGCTCACAACAGAGACCCATGCAATACAAAGACAAAGCAACAAGATGCTTTGGTTGTCTCCCCTGCTGAGCCATTGTTCTGTAGACAGGCTGTCAGTTCCAAAGTGCCTCAGGTATATTGACCTGAGCTCTTCACTCTTACATGGCTGGTTCTGACCTGATCTCACTGTCTCTTCAGCACACTGCAGCTTCAGTCCTAACATGACTGTTCTCTCACACACTGCTTTATCATACCTGATTTCACTGTCAGTCCAGTACACAGCAGCTTCAATTCTGCAATGGCTGTTGTCTCACACACTACTGTATCAGACCTAATCTCACTGACAGTCCACACAGAGCAGCTTCAGTTGTGATCAGTCTGTTTACTCACATGCTGCTGTATATgtcctgatctcactgtcacacCAGTACATAGCAGGTAAAAACAATTACTACTCTGACTGTAAACCCTATACTACAAGAAAGAAGCATcgctatactgtactgtatgtaacaatgAATTACACCCACAAGTTTAagacgtactgtatacagtgtctcctgtctccttgtacagtatatccatgaaATAACACTGACAGCGGAGTCACACTACCTGGTTTTATACTGACAGGATGTTCACAGTATTAAATGTAGTCCAGactgtagaaaaaaatgtttttctttcctgtatTTGGAGATGTTGTTCAGAGAGAAGGAGAAACGcctttaaaattcaggaaacaCAAAGTGAAAGAAGGAGGAGTTAGTAATTTCACTGTTtgcctgctgaaaaaaaaaaacataactctGATGTCAGACCCTTCAGATACATATTAAAAGGTAATACAGGTGGAATAACCGTTCTGTCTGACTCTATAATACAGCCCCTAACCCTGCATTACCCTGTGCTGTGAACTGGTCAGAAAATGACAGGATACTTACAGACTGGATAATGTAGGTGTTATTGGTTTGAGCTCCACTCACTGTTGCTCTGAAAGAAATATGACTGTTTTTGAATTGTCTGTGTCCTCATtaaaactacatacagtatgaagacaCCTTTATTCATTCCAGGTAATGAGAAAGAGATCACAATCAAATCTCTGGGCATAAGTTATTAATAAGGAAGTGGGTATGTGGGGACCAGTAACAGTAAGATGGAGAGATCTgaagaaaattatttcattCTGATACGATTTCCTAACACCCcatcttaaaataaattaaaaacaaatctagaaAGCATTTCATTCTTAATATAGTCATTTTGTGATGTAgtgctttaattttttaagcTTTCAACTCAGTGGTTAGGATTAACTTTAAGCCGTTTTCACTCCTTAAAAATCTATACCCCGTCTCTCAAAACAGTAactaagcagtgcttgattcaCATGATCACTAAACACCATTTTAGTTACCACCCACTTTCCCAAAATTCACTCCTGACGTCTCTCACTACTACAATAAGTTAAAGGGAAAGTACTAAATTACTGCCCAAAAAAAGATGCGATGAAAAACTACTGTGGTAAAGTAAGTTGATCATTTTTCACACAGTACCAAGTAAACGTTTGTTAACCCCTTAGGATGTTCACATATTTGAATGTTAACCTGATAAAACAAATGGTTTTGCAACATTTTTCAGACTGGTGAGCATGAATAACCTTTTTTGAGATCCTCAGAGATTTCCTTAGATTgtggtatgatttttttttcacacagctGTATGATGAACACAAAACTCACGTTTCCGATCCTTATAGGATGGAGCCTTCCAAATCCAGCTGATTCTAAATATTCCCCTTAACTGAGCTCATGAAACTAGGAATTTGTGTACTTTTTCATATCACCTTGTACCTTACTCATTGTTTAATTAATACATCATTTTGTTTCAAGATACATAGAATTTGTTATTAAAAACCATTCTGGATATATGCTGTACATAAAGACTGGTTTTGATTCAGGAAGGCTCTCTTGGCAAAACATAGAAATGcccctttttgtttttgtgcttcACAAACTTTTGTTGTCTTTCAAAACTGATACAAAGTCTTGTACAATTACACAGGAAGATTTTACCACCCCAACAATTATGTGTCAGAGAGTCTACAGGCTATATGTATGGTTATACAATACCTTGGGAAAAACAGCATCCGCCTG
This genomic interval carries:
- the LOC107079202 gene encoding butyrophilin subfamily 1 member A1-like — protein: MKSDQSDWLSTMLIFLLQLSVSRSEKFNVVGPTAPVVVSPGEDTVLPCYLSPNISAELLEIRWFRENYDAPVCFYQNHTYNHDGQSPPYKGRAELFLDELPKGNVSLKLRDVRLSDNGQYNCLVESKQHYEDALIDLAIRAVSVSLYHTGGDQTWLLCTSEGWFSEPAVIWIDRNGKETTSLSNTTVERNSQGLFNVSSYIPVSQDSQILSCLVRSVSPELDWGSQLHIPRDFLPEPSGWMVTLFLTATVIAAASALLVFQWRRMDKEETLCIMKAISVLRGELDTVMCAPIPKSEWEYLRSAAADVTLDPDTAHYELTLSEDRKRVRWEEKQDVPDKAKRLGSGPCVLSREGFTSGRHYWEVEVTDLWRIGVTRESAERKGRFSFSPQCGYWVLECNSSHLRNQPRMVGVCVDIDERNVSFYTVESRTHIYKFTDMVFNQGEKIYPVFWTWDENKELVLLPLVSCGY